GGTAAGTGTGCCAACAGTAGTGAAAGAGATGTGTCGGGATATCCAGCTTACATTTTGGCAGCAGTCGATAAACTCGTCGATGGTTACCACTCCGTCTTTATTCTTATCCATCTTCTGTTGGAGACGGAGACAAGGAAAGATGAAAAGCGGCCCCTATACTGTGACTGACATTTACAGTGCAGTGAGCGCTGCCAACGACACACTTGCCTGAAAGAATACTTCTACATGCTGACGAGGCGTCTCCTCTCTGAGGACAGGGTATGTGCATTTCCCCATCATGTCGTAGATGGCCTTCATGATGTCTAGCATTTCCTGCGACACAGAAAAGAGTCAGTTCTCCCAAATTACAAAACAAGCCATTCCTCATTTACTCCAAATGGAAAGCCATGCAGATCATTTGGGCTTTATGTGCCTGAGATTTTGAGCTTTAGATATTTCTGCTGCTACTTCAACTCAATTGAAAGGTGAATGGAACTCAATTTGTAGTGTTCAAAGatttgaaaaatgacatttggAAAGTGAAAAGAAGCAATGTTCCCGTTCCTACTTCTGCTGAAAGAAATAGTCTCCATGAAAACTGTTCCTTGTGAAGTTTGTGGGTCATCCAGAGTAACAAGAACACTGTTTCACTGTCAACTTTTTAGGCTCTATGGATGATAATGCACCTGATAGATATAGCTCAACTAGTATTtgatcaagtcaagtcaagtagaACTCTATTTGTCCCCAGAGGGGCAATTGGCTTTGCAGCAGTGACAAATACACAAGATcaatacaaacatacatacatgtacatacatacaacatacaaaaataaatagcaaaaatgtaaaaaaaacaaaacaaatttaaacttaattaaaatttaaaaaaacgatATTTATCAAGTGTgttgatggattgccatgaaatgatGGGCAGACATTCATGATCCTaggaggatgaatcctaatgactttgattATTTTCTGACATCTCCTCAagcacatttgtggttttgagtaaaATTTCCAAATACCCAAGAGTGTTATCAACGGTGGCGACCAAAATGCCTCCGGACGCAATTGAAAAGACCCACAACCTATCAATGCAACGAAACGACGTAGCTCGGAGCAAcacatgcaggaaaaaaaatggcTGCCTGGTCACAAACTTTCTCAAATTACAGCCAACCATTTGAAGTGAGTACAATAAGCAGCGGGGGGGTCAGGCgtatctgccagagcaaataGAACATGAGCTTGCAGATTTGTGTGGTTTCTAGGCTAGTCCACCTCAGGaggaattgtaataactttggtgatcatcaggtcaaaacttCTATTGTCATTTATAACCAAATACCTGCTGTTAGAATAATTTACATTATCAAATAATTGACAGAGACCACTGAAGAGATATTAAAGTTCATTAGAACCCAACGAGGAGGCCTTCTCCGCACTAGGGAATAGTATAGACAATGACCTAACGAAAAGTaagtatataaagtaatatTATAAAAAGCAGCTGTTGAGAGCTTTTCGTTAGGTCATTGTCTGTACTATTCCCTAGTGCGGAGAAGGCCTCCTCGTTGGGTTCTACGAAAAGCTCTCAACAGCTGCTTTTTATAATATTATACTAAATACTCTAAACAAGATAACTGGAGCCATTGCTTGTCCTTGTCTAAAGCATGGTGTGTTCCTGAGGGCATACATGCCCTCCCAGACCAGATAGGGGAGACGCCATCGACTCTGACAGATAACTGACGACACCATGATTTATTGCATTTACACTTGATATTATAAAAAAGCAACTGTTGAGAGCTTTTCGTTAGGTCATTGTCTGTACTGTTCCCTAGTGCAGAGAAGGCCTCCTCGTTGGGTTCTCGAGTAAAATGAACTTTAATATCTCTTCAGTGGTCTCTGTCTATCATTTGATAATGTAAATTATTCTAACACCTGCAAAACGAATTACATAGCCACCCGCCTGTACTTTGTGTTTCGTGCAATTaatctaatgttagcatgctaacaagctaAACTAAGAAACCGTGATGGTGAACATAGTAAAGACTTTACACCTGTTAAACATCAACATGTAAGCATCttcattgtgagcatgtaagCATCCTGACGTTAGCcggacaatgtttttttttcgggTGAACTGTACCATTAACAAATTACCATTGCCTTGAAATCTACTTCAAATAACAGGTGAATATTCAGGTTATTCAGTGATTCACTGTTGGGACATACCTCTTTAGTGATATATCCATCTTTATTGATATCATACAGGTTGAAAGCCCAGTTGAGTTTTTCCTGGATTGTGCCTCGCAGAAGGATAGAAAGGCCCATAACAAAATCCTGCAGTGAAAACAAGCTTCTCTGAGAATTGTATAAAATATACACATTCAAAaaaaatggtgtttttttgtaaaCAGCAAGTACTCGAAAACCTATgagataaacaaaaacaaaaatattcacCATGCACATTACATTTAGGTAGTATTTCAGCTGATTTCATGCATCAACATGTCTGCAAGAATATTATGTCAGGTATTAATTAGAGGCAAATGATGAAACAGAAAGAGTACAGACGCTATAAATCAAAATTCCTTGTTATTCAAGTTATTAACTGTCTCATAATCTGTGTTGGCCCTCAGGGACTCACCATACGTTTGAACTGAATTCAGCTCTGGTTTGGCATAATGACATCTTTTCTGTCCTAATAAGCAAATATATGCCCTTCATAAATATTTATCACGTGTTCATAGCATCTCAAGTAGACTTACTTGGGCTAATTTAAAATGATTGGGGTTGCAGGTTACATAATGCCACAGTGTAATTCCTTGGGGGCTCACAGAGttgaaacattaaaaatgtttagtttgATGTAGTTTTATAGCAAATTTCAGTGATGGACAAGACTTTTGCGATTGTTGACATTctcaacacacatacagtatactactCATTGATTCtttagtaatatatatatatatatatatatatatatatatatatatatatatatataatctatgaCATTACTTGTCTTACCTCAAAACTCACAGAGCCATTGTGATCTGTGTCAAATGCATTGAACAGGAAATGCGCGTATGTTGAAGCATCtatggggagaaaaaaaaacatatgtattaaattaaaaaaaatctctgccCTGATTACAGCTCAATCAACACCAGCAGAAACACCTACTGCAAACAAGAGACAATGGTTCAAAGTTTCGTAGCTTTTCTGGAGAACTTCTTAGAATCAGaatgtgttttctgtcatgATGAAAGAGAAGAACAATATACGTAGAGCGAAGAGTTTTACCATTGTTCACTGTGAGGTGAGCCATTATATATACTTGTCTGCCTTTCTTCTTTCTGAACAGCTATATCGAAGCCTCCTAATGTTTTCTCTCTTGTTCCTCGGGTAGAATCTTTTGCATAATGAAGAGAGCAAGCAGTGAGCAACTCCAGCCTGCATAAATAAAAACTACTTTCTcattcttcccctctctctcacacatttcCTTGGATAGAAGTTTTAACTTAAAAGTACTCTGGACTTGGTGCCATTTTTCTAAACAGGATTGAAAGGCAATTTGTGTCAGTCCAGCACACAGACGAGATAAGAAGCAGCAACACAAGCTGCAAAAACAAATCAGCAGGCTCACATGACACACACCTCCTTGTGGGAAGAACTGTGCGTAGATGTCTTTAAAAGTTTCTTCGTTGACGACTCCACTGGGGCATTCCTGGAAGACAAAATGGAATTGCACATGTCATTCAGCATTTACGTATATTAAAGACTCCTTCCTATATTAAAGTCCTTGCCTTAAATCTTAGTTTAAGAAGTGCCATTCATGGTCCAATATACAACTTGCACAAGTGTGACTGAAACTTGAAAGCTCCAGTGCACACACTTCCCTGAAATGTCCATTTTCAGTGTAGAAGGAGTCTTGCGTCCAAGGGTTAAACTtttaaaattaacaataattgcATATTCATAGACTCTGATTTTTTAACGAGGGGGAAGGAGTAGATGTCATTTTAAGAatttttaaacttttctttttttaccttttggaaaaACCATATCAGACGAATTAGTTTTATATGCCTTTAAACACTTCTAAAGAGGATTTTAAACATGTAACAGGCAAGAGGATAAACTATAGCCAGCCTTCCCATGTGGCCAAACATTACCTaaggaaaaatgtaaaaattagatgacaatatttaatatttaaagagCAACTTAACAGCAGctgaaaatcttgtttttgctAACCTCTAGTGGTTAAACCTACATTGCTTCAGTGATCAGGGTTCAAtgctaaggttttttttttacttgtccaGTCGGGCAAGTAACAAAATAATGCTACTGGCCCCTATACAAAAAATTCAGAggaaaaatgtcgaaaaaaagtaaaataaataaataaaacgtaaaaaagcttctaaaatgtaaacaaaaacataaaaaaaggtcaaacgttttcaaatttcttttgtaaaaaaaaaccatcaAATGCATCATGCGCCAACTCATTTCTCACTAATGATGAAATGATTATGATACGATGATGCCCGAACAGGCAAGTGGGTTGTTATATTTACTAGCCGGAAGTGGCATTTAACTTGCATCGGGCAAtccttattgttgaaccctgaGTGATGTAGAAGTGTACTGTGTGAAgtacactgtgacatcactgttgggtgCAACAGACCTGAAATCATCCACCAGAAAGGGGCAGTGACACACTGTCTTTCAGTTTGATGTTAAGTTACTCTTTCACTTCAAACCAAGTTGCTAGTTCATCTctggatcattttatttgacTGTCTATTGAGGTAAGATGCATTTAGAAGggcaacattttatttcattaaggAAACATTATTTAATTGTTCTTACTAAACCTTGACAGTTTCTCAGACCGACAGCATGTAATACTGTAGATGATACAGGCTCATGTTCAATTTGGTGTTATTCAAACTGCAAACCCTTCAAGCTTCAATAGATACCTTGTCCACAGTCATTCAGTGTCACCCACCTGTGGTTGTTTGGTAGCATTCAGTAGAAAAGACTGAAGACTCTTACATAACACCTCCAATATTTTAGCTTTTGTCTCCCTTTAAAGGAAAAGGGCCAAGCAAAGACTCAGTGGATGACCTTGCTCAGCACAGTGTGGTGATAAAGGCAGCCAGTTTTGCAGCTTCAATTTCTGCTTGATGTGAGGCTGCACACTGTGGCAGTATATTGAATCTTTGGAACTGCGGAAATGCTCCCCCTATATAGACAATTTCCAAACCGGGAGGCACATGTGTCTCTAGGGTTTTCtatacaacaaaataaacaacGGCCATAGTGGAAGTTGTTGTAGAAAATCAAAGATAAGGAACAGACTGTATGGGACGAATATGATAACTTGAACACCTCTCTGATACAGTTTCCTGGGAAAACAcctagaaaataaaaaaaataggggAAATATACATGTACACTTCTGCATCtacattttgtatttctttatctGAGAATGAAATGTTTAGATTTAAAATctattttacttttgtttaaGAAACTAACAAACTATTTTTCAGTGTGAACAAGCTTAGTAAAAATCACATGGAACACTCGGTTTTCTCCTTCCTGTGACCATGTTTGATCAGCCATGTTAGGAATTGTGGGAGTGAAAATATAAAGATGTCTCGCTTCAAAAGGGCTGCTTGTGTTTCAAGCTAAGAGGATGCTTTGAGGTTGTCTGCGTGAATCCCGTGACACTCTTCTTCTGTTGTCTCACAGACCCAGTTGCATATCTTGTGGGGTGAGATGAGGTCAAGAATTTTGAGGGAGTTATCTAGACAGAATGAGCACAAGTCTGTCTGCATATTGTAGTTTGgggagggggaaacagctagcctggctgtgTCCGACAGTaaacaagagtctacagcccCGCTAACggatctgtgaggctgtacacACAGCTGTGTTTTGAGCTAAACGccaacatcagcatgctaacatgctcacaatgacaattcTTCTATTctatgttagcatgttaacatttgctaattatcGTCGTTCAACATCTTAGTTTAGAGTGTTAACATGCTGATCTGTTTCTTAAAAGTTACTTTCTGGAGTCTCCgctgtatgctaagctaagctaaccttcTCCTGGCTGTAACTTCCTATTTAACAGAGAGACActagagtggtatcaatcttgtcATCTAActcaagaaagtgaataagagtatttttccaaaatgtctcagtttactaaactattttaatattttctagCCAAGACAACGAAAGAAGAAAACGAACATATCCAATCCAAAAGCAAAGACGCTCCACGGCATCTTTGTACATTTGACACAGACAGTAGgctttttctttgttgtttagTAGAGCTTCTGTTAATTAAAGCATTGTTTATGTTCTGAAACATAGCAGCGAATGGGTTGTCAACAATCAACCTCTTGTTGAGGAAGTGCAAGGAAATGTCATGCAATTAAGTACTTAAAATGAGGAGGGAGAGATTTTTCAAACATGTAATTTCACATCTGtgcactgttgtgtgtgtgtgtgtttgtacacagATGGGCAATTACAGCTGCCAACACTAGTAACACTTATTAAGTGGGACAGTGATATACAAACGGCTGTGTTCCAAGTCAGCTTCTTCTAACCTTGCTAACTCATCCTCACAAACCTGAAGGAAAATTAAAGGTTAGTAAAACTTTGTGATTGTTGTACCGCATCTCACAATGAAGGCGGAATTCATCTGATTGTATTTTATCGTCTCCTTTCAGCCTCATGAGGACATTGGCGAGGGAGGCAGTTTTCCAATTGAGAATGAAGCCAGTGTGTTATCTGGTTATCATCACGTACaacacagtgcctctgcaattCAACTTAAAGTTCAGTGAAATAGTTACACTCAACTGATGCCTGAACTCCCTTAAGGTCCTTTGATGTTGCAAAGCTAAAAGGTCAGGACCTCATTCACACACTGCTCTTTACATGAGTCATTAATATTGAGCTTTTGGTAAAACTGTTATCTTTTAATGCATATTTCTCTGCATCAGTGACGCACTGATAGCTGAATAAACAACCCCATTAAAGGACATATCATTTGCATTAggatattttacatttataagTAAAGGAATTTAGCTCCCCTCCCCCTACAAACATACATTTCTTAAAATGCAAGGTTATGGTCATTATGGCCATTTTTTAATTGTTGTTGAGTTTTTCATTTGTATATTAAATCAAAACTAAAATGATGGGCAAAGAGCAATTGGAATAGTATAAGTAGTATGTTGTGTGCAATGATAACAAGTGAGGGTGTCATTTTTCATTTGCCCTTtcatgttgcatttcacatatTATTCACTGCCAAACACATTAGATGTAGTGAGAGGTCAGaaaatatatttgtataatttgATATGCTTGTAAAATTAGCTCATCCGTGATAATAAAATCATGAATACAATCTGTGAAATGCAAAACTGGCCAGGCATAAAATTCCTTTCCGAGACTTGTGAAGCGAAGCGTAATAAGCGGTGTGGGGAATGAAATAACCCTGTGAACAAAGGCATCATCGCTGATGGAATAGAAACTGTGAGATCTTAATCTGATGCCTGAGGCAGTGCCCTGGACTGTGAACTGTGAAAGCCCAGCAGATTTAGCCAGACGTGAAGACAATGTTGTGTTATTTCCTGTAGTCTGAGGTCAAGGGATTTATCAAACAATGGATTTTCTCATACCTTTAAGGTGAGCTTTGCTAAAATTCCACCTTGCAAGACCCAGAGGTCTTGTTTTGGTCCCTGCTAGACATATTGCTGGATCTAAGACAAAGCTTCACTTTGACCATCTGCGCTACAAGTGAGCGACTCAAAAAGTTTGTTGTCAAGACAAATGACCTCATCCTGCCACCCA
The sequence above is drawn from the Sander lucioperca isolate FBNREF2018 chromosome 17, SLUC_FBN_1.2, whole genome shotgun sequence genome and encodes:
- the kcnip4 gene encoding Kv channel-interacting protein 4 isoform X4; translation: MEKKRVETISGRVDAAVSSPDSVEDELELSTVRHRPEGLEQLEAQTSFSRKELQILYRGFKNECPSGVVNEETFKDIYAQFFPQGDASTYAHFLFNAFDTDHNGSVSFEDFVMGLSILLRGTIQEKLNWAFNLYDINKDGYITKEEMLDIMKAIYDMMGKCTYPVLREETPRQHVEVFFQKMDKNKDGVVTIDEFIDCCQNDENIMRSMHLFENVL
- the kcnip4 gene encoding Kv channel-interacting protein 4 isoform X5 translates to MGALMVIFSVQQRQRRKTTDSVEDELELSTVRHRPEGLEQLEAQTSFSRKELQILYRGFKNECPSGVVNEETFKDIYAQFFPQGDASTYAHFLFNAFDTDHNGSVSFEDFVMGLSILLRGTIQEKLNWAFNLYDINKDGYITKEEMLDIMKAIYDMMGKCTYPVLREETPRQHVEVFFQKMDKNKDGVVTIDEFIDCCQNDENIMRSMHLFENVL
- the kcnip4 gene encoding Kv channel-interacting protein 4 isoform X3 gives rise to the protein MSCRKRCKREIFKFAQYLYRLVTGTLNTDSVEDELELSTVRHRPEGLEQLEAQTSFSRKELQILYRGFKNECPSGVVNEETFKDIYAQFFPQGDASTYAHFLFNAFDTDHNGSVSFEDFVMGLSILLRGTIQEKLNWAFNLYDINKDGYITKEEMLDIMKAIYDMMGKCTYPVLREETPRQHVEVFFQKMDKNKDGVVTIDEFIDCCQNDENIMRSMHLFENVL
- the kcnip4 gene encoding Kv channel-interacting protein 4 isoform X1, coding for MCTPTKRTQWREDLQHFRKDNGFSKKVLLNCCLVRRIITWASPKQKDSVEDELELSTVRHRPEGLEQLEAQTSFSRKELQILYRGFKNECPSGVVNEETFKDIYAQFFPQGDASTYAHFLFNAFDTDHNGSVSFEDFVMGLSILLRGTIQEKLNWAFNLYDINKDGYITKEEMLDIMKAIYDMMGKCTYPVLREETPRQHVEVFFQKMDKNKDGVVTIDEFIDCCQNDENIMRSMHLFENVL
- the kcnip4 gene encoding Kv channel-interacting protein 4 isoform X2; translated protein: MLSAIWETEGLQTVGIVVLVFASIKLLHLLGLISFSEDSVEDELELSTVRHRPEGLEQLEAQTSFSRKELQILYRGFKNECPSGVVNEETFKDIYAQFFPQGDASTYAHFLFNAFDTDHNGSVSFEDFVMGLSILLRGTIQEKLNWAFNLYDINKDGYITKEEMLDIMKAIYDMMGKCTYPVLREETPRQHVEVFFQKMDKNKDGVVTIDEFIDCCQNDENIMRSMHLFENVL